From the Azospirillum formosense genome, one window contains:
- a CDS encoding aspartate/glutamate/uridylate kinase — MSSAPLWVVKLGGSLWRAPELRSWLEILAAARRLRVVIVPGGGPFADAVRDAQPALGFGDRAAHRMALLAMEQYGTALADLEPRLTPARSLADLRGRPSPTLWMPLPLAEDADVAESWDVTSDSLAVWLAGALGATCAVLVKSAPVTDAVASVTQLVTDGVVDPALPGRMARYGGAVWCVSRDDHRRFAKALDRGNPCGTRLMLAPEGQDADG; from the coding sequence ATGAGCAGCGCGCCTTTGTGGGTCGTGAAGCTGGGCGGCAGCCTGTGGCGAGCCCCGGAATTGCGAAGCTGGCTGGAGATCCTGGCCGCGGCGCGCCGCCTGCGGGTGGTGATCGTCCCCGGCGGCGGCCCCTTCGCCGACGCCGTCCGCGACGCCCAGCCGGCGCTCGGCTTCGGCGACCGCGCCGCCCACCGCATGGCCCTGCTCGCCATGGAGCAGTATGGAACCGCCCTGGCCGACCTGGAGCCGCGGCTGACGCCCGCCCGCAGCCTCGCCGACCTGCGCGGTCGGCCGAGCCCCACGCTCTGGATGCCTCTGCCCCTGGCGGAGGATGCCGACGTGGCGGAAAGCTGGGACGTCACGTCCGACAGTCTGGCGGTCTGGCTGGCCGGTGCGCTCGGCGCGACCTGCGCGGTCCTCGTGAAGTCCGCCCCGGTGACGGACGCCGTCGCCTCCGTGACGCAGCTCGTCACCGACGGCGTCGTCGATCCGGCCTTGCCGGGCCGCATGGCGCGCTACGGCGGGGCCGTCTGGTGCGTGTCGCGGGACGATCACCGGCGCTTCGCCAAGGCCCTGGACCGCGGCAACCCCTGCGGAACCCGGCTGATGCTGGCTCCCGAAGGCCAGGATGCCGATGGCTGA
- a CDS encoding DUF3280 domain-containing protein: MRPTEFAATVLLFLPLSGAAPAAAQAPAKVLVFDLELVDTSREPPDPDHAGRLERVTALLRDGLTDGGYEVTGVRDSAVAAEVPASLYRCNGCERDLGRRAGADIVVTGFIHKISTLILNMQIIMRRTGDGAGDGTRDGEVVAVANADIRGDNERSWRRGVEWLLRHRLLAPPPSDR, translated from the coding sequence ATGAGGCCGACGGAGTTCGCCGCGACGGTGCTCCTGTTCCTGCCGCTGAGCGGCGCGGCTCCAGCGGCGGCGCAGGCGCCGGCCAAGGTTCTGGTCTTCGATCTGGAACTGGTGGACACCAGCCGGGAACCCCCCGATCCGGACCATGCCGGACGGCTGGAGCGGGTCACGGCGCTGCTGCGCGACGGGCTGACGGACGGCGGTTACGAGGTGACGGGCGTCCGCGACAGCGCCGTCGCCGCGGAGGTGCCGGCGTCGCTCTATCGGTGCAACGGCTGCGAACGCGACCTTGGTCGGCGGGCCGGCGCGGACATCGTGGTGACGGGTTTCATCCATAAGATCAGCACGCTGATCCTCAACATGCAGATTATAATGCGCCGCACCGGAGATGGCGCCGGGGATGGCACCAGGGATGGCGAGGTCGTCGCCGTCGCGAACGCGGACATCCGCGGTGACAACGAGCGGTCATGGCGGCGCGGCGTCGAATGGCTGCTCCGCCACCGTCTGCTGGCTCCGCCGCCATCGGACCGGTGA
- a CDS encoding methanol/ethanol family PQQ-dependent dehydrogenase: MKVLSRWLLASVAIVAAGSVSANDSILKNEANPNNWASQLGNYAGQRYSPLNQITTDNVKNLQVAWSFSTGVLRGHEGGPIVVGDVMYIHTPFPNKVFALDLNNPGRVLWKYESVQDPTVIPVMCCDTVNRGVAVADGKVFLAQADNTLVALDAKTGKEMWKAKNGDHTKGETLTAAPLVVKDKVFVGISGGEFGVRGHLTAYDTNSGKMVWRAFSTGPDADVKIDPSKTMMMGKPIGQKDLGVSTWPGEEWKRGGGTTWGWYTYDPALNLIYYGTGNPGTWNPTQRAVDKDRAKSDNKWSMTIFARDPDTGEAKWVYQKTPFDEWDFDGVNENILADITMNGQPRKVLVNFDRNGFAYTLDRATGELLVAQKYDPTVNWATDVDMKTGRPNVVDKYSTFANGEDKNTAAVCPAALGTKDQQPASFSPDTGLFYVPTNHICMDYEPFSVSYTAGQAYVGSTVSMYPTPNSHGGMGNFIAWDAAAGKIVWSRPERFAVWSGALSTKGGVAYYGTLEGYLVAVDMKDGKELWRFKTPSGIIGNINTYTHNGKQYVAVLSGVGGWAGIGLAAGLTQEAGAQAWHNAVHPGHTEGGGVATAGLGAVGAHQSLGEYTQLGGVLTVFHVPDQK; the protein is encoded by the coding sequence ATGAAGGTGTTGTCTCGCTGGCTTCTGGCGTCAGTCGCCATTGTCGCAGCCGGCTCGGTTTCCGCGAATGACAGTATTCTGAAGAATGAAGCGAACCCCAACAACTGGGCGTCCCAGCTCGGCAACTATGCCGGACAGCGTTACAGCCCGCTCAACCAGATCACCACCGACAACGTCAAGAACCTGCAGGTCGCATGGTCGTTCTCGACCGGGGTTCTGCGTGGCCATGAAGGCGGGCCGATCGTCGTCGGCGACGTGATGTACATTCACACGCCGTTCCCCAACAAGGTCTTCGCGCTCGACCTCAACAACCCGGGGCGGGTGCTCTGGAAATATGAATCGGTGCAGGACCCGACCGTCATCCCGGTGATGTGCTGCGACACCGTCAACCGCGGCGTCGCGGTCGCCGACGGCAAGGTCTTCCTGGCCCAGGCGGACAACACGCTGGTGGCGCTCGACGCCAAGACCGGCAAGGAGATGTGGAAGGCCAAGAACGGCGACCACACCAAGGGCGAGACGCTGACGGCGGCCCCGCTGGTGGTCAAGGACAAGGTCTTCGTCGGCATCAGCGGCGGCGAGTTCGGCGTGCGCGGCCATCTGACGGCCTATGACACGAACAGCGGCAAGATGGTGTGGCGGGCTTTCTCGACCGGTCCCGACGCCGACGTGAAGATCGACCCGTCGAAGACGATGATGATGGGCAAGCCCATCGGGCAGAAGGATCTCGGCGTCTCGACCTGGCCGGGCGAGGAATGGAAGCGCGGCGGCGGGACGACCTGGGGCTGGTACACCTACGATCCGGCGCTCAACCTGATCTATTACGGCACCGGCAACCCCGGCACCTGGAACCCGACGCAGCGGGCCGTCGACAAGGACCGGGCCAAGAGCGACAACAAATGGTCGATGACCATCTTCGCCCGCGATCCCGACACCGGTGAGGCGAAGTGGGTCTACCAGAAGACGCCCTTCGACGAGTGGGACTTCGACGGCGTCAACGAGAACATCCTGGCCGACATCACCATGAACGGCCAGCCGCGCAAGGTGCTGGTCAACTTCGACCGCAACGGCTTCGCCTACACCCTGGACCGGGCGACCGGCGAACTGCTCGTGGCGCAGAAGTACGACCCGACGGTCAACTGGGCGACCGACGTCGACATGAAGACCGGACGGCCGAACGTCGTCGACAAATACAGCACCTTCGCCAACGGCGAGGACAAGAACACCGCCGCCGTCTGCCCGGCGGCGCTCGGCACCAAGGACCAGCAGCCGGCGTCCTTCTCGCCGGACACCGGCCTGTTCTACGTCCCGACCAACCACATCTGCATGGACTACGAGCCGTTCTCGGTCTCCTACACGGCCGGTCAGGCCTATGTCGGCTCCACCGTGTCGATGTACCCGACGCCGAACTCGCACGGCGGCATGGGCAACTTCATCGCCTGGGACGCGGCGGCCGGCAAGATCGTCTGGTCGCGGCCGGAGCGCTTCGCGGTGTGGAGCGGCGCCCTGTCCACCAAGGGCGGCGTCGCCTATTACGGGACGCTCGAAGGCTACCTCGTCGCCGTCGACATGAAGGACGGCAAGGAGCTGTGGCGGTTCAAGACCCCGTCCGGCATCATCGGCAACATCAACACCTACACCCACAACGGCAAGCAGTATGTGGCCGTCCTGTCGGGCGTCGGCGGCTGGGCCGGCATCGGCCTCGCCGCGGGCCTGACCCAGGAGGCCGGGGCGCAGGCGTGGCACAACGCCGTCCATCCCGGCCACACCGAGGGCGGGGGTGTGGCGACCGCTGGCCTGGGCGCGGTGGGCGCCCACCAGTCGCTGGGCGAATACACCCAGCTCGGCGGCGTCCTGACGGTGTTCCACGTTCCCGACCAGAAGTGA
- a CDS encoding putative DNA modification/repair radical SAM protein — protein sequence MDDALIEKLGILADAAKYDASCASSGAKPRRGGKEGLGSTTGAGICHAYTPDGRCVSLLKILLTNHCLFDCVYCINRRSSNVRRARFTVEEVVKLTLGFYKRNCIEGLFLSSGIIRSPDHTMEQMMLVARTLRRDHGFAGYIHLKTIPEASPWLIEQAGLWADRLSINLELPTDHSLKTFAPEKNGGTIKAVMGQVNERIVEAKEERRRFSPAGQSTQLIVGADDATDRSVLETSGTLYQRYGLRRVYYSAFSPIPEASSVLPVKPPPLQRENRLYQADWLLRYYGFTVEEIASGGEGGMLDLGIDPKLAWALKNRERFPVDVNRADREMLLRVPGLGARAVDKILSARRHTRLRMEDLGRLSNGLRRARPFLIAADYHPVGGLTDRLDLRQRLVTPSSQLSLF from the coding sequence ATGGACGACGCCTTGATCGAGAAGCTCGGCATTCTGGCCGACGCGGCGAAATACGACGCCTCCTGCGCCTCGTCCGGCGCCAAGCCGCGCCGTGGCGGCAAGGAGGGGCTGGGTTCGACCACCGGCGCCGGGATCTGCCACGCCTACACGCCGGACGGGCGCTGCGTCTCGCTCCTGAAGATCCTGCTGACCAACCACTGCCTGTTCGACTGCGTCTATTGCATCAACCGGCGCTCCTCCAACGTCCGCCGCGCCCGCTTCACGGTGGAGGAGGTGGTGAAACTGACGCTGGGCTTCTACAAGCGCAACTGCATCGAGGGGCTGTTCCTGTCCTCCGGCATCATCCGCTCGCCGGACCACACGATGGAGCAGATGATGCTGGTGGCGCGGACCCTGCGGCGCGACCATGGCTTCGCCGGCTACATCCACCTGAAGACCATCCCCGAGGCCAGCCCCTGGCTGATCGAGCAGGCCGGGCTGTGGGCGGACCGCCTGTCGATCAACCTCGAACTGCCCACCGACCACAGCCTGAAGACCTTCGCGCCGGAGAAGAACGGCGGCACCATCAAGGCGGTGATGGGACAGGTCAACGAGCGCATCGTCGAGGCCAAGGAGGAGCGGCGCCGCTTCTCCCCCGCCGGTCAGAGCACCCAATTGATCGTCGGCGCCGACGACGCCACCGACCGCTCGGTCCTGGAGACCAGCGGCACGCTCTACCAGCGCTACGGGTTGCGCCGCGTCTATTATTCCGCCTTCAGCCCGATCCCGGAAGCCAGTTCGGTCCTGCCGGTCAAGCCGCCGCCCCTGCAGCGGGAGAACCGGCTGTATCAGGCCGACTGGCTGCTGCGCTATTACGGCTTCACCGTGGAGGAGATCGCGTCCGGCGGCGAGGGCGGCATGCTCGACCTCGGCATCGACCCGAAGCTGGCCTGGGCGCTGAAGAACCGCGAGCGCTTCCCGGTCGACGTCAACCGCGCCGACCGCGAGATGCTGCTGCGGGTGCCGGGACTGGGCGCGCGCGCCGTCGACAAGATCCTGTCGGCGCGCCGCCACACCCGCCTGCGCATGGAGGATCTGGGGCGGCTGTCGAACGGGCTGCGGCGCGCCCGCCCCTTCCTGATCGCCGCCGATTACCACCCCGTGGGCGGGCTGACCGACCGGCTGGACCTGCGCCAGCGGCTGGTCACCCCGTCCAGCCAGCTGAGCCTGTTCTGA
- a CDS encoding quinoprotein dehydrogenase-associated putative ABC transporter substrate-binding protein, which yields MTRPSTLAAIALALAGALLSGAATPARAVEATDRETVRVCADGNLLPYSNERMEGFENEIARLIGEDLKKPVTYYWWPQTIGFVRNTLRARQCDLVMGTASGEELMQNTNPYYRTVYSLVYRTKSGIRAESVGDPSLKDARIGVVEKTPAVNLLRLYGITRTEPYQLNTDTRANNPARDAIEDVATGKTDAAVIWGPIAGYFAAQQSEPLTVVPLVKEPAGARLQFNISMGIRSDEPEWKHWLNDFIKRRQDDIDRILLRYHVPLIGPDGALKTAAAIEPPGYRMDQYRAPTPAGLSGASTVTLAELRRLIEHFPDTRLIDVMPAPPRPADRPAPAVWAPPPRRSLPGAVWLPNTGYGSLSGEQERYFRAGLETVSHGDRAARLVFFCEPDCWMSWNAAKRAVEWGYGNVYWYSDGAMRWQEAGYGLETVEPFAGGASN from the coding sequence ATGACACGTCCTTCCACGCTCGCCGCCATCGCCCTCGCGCTCGCCGGGGCGCTGTTGTCCGGCGCGGCGACGCCGGCCCGTGCCGTCGAGGCGACCGACCGCGAAACCGTGCGCGTCTGCGCCGACGGCAACCTCCTGCCCTATTCCAACGAGAGGATGGAGGGTTTCGAGAACGAGATCGCCCGGCTCATCGGCGAGGATTTGAAGAAGCCGGTGACCTATTACTGGTGGCCGCAGACCATCGGCTTCGTCCGCAACACGCTGCGCGCGCGGCAATGCGACCTCGTGATGGGCACGGCGTCCGGCGAAGAGCTGATGCAGAACACCAACCCCTACTACCGGACCGTCTACTCCCTCGTCTACCGCACCAAGTCGGGCATCCGGGCGGAGAGTGTGGGCGATCCGTCCCTAAAGGACGCCCGCATCGGAGTCGTCGAGAAGACACCCGCGGTCAACCTGCTGCGCCTCTATGGCATCACCCGCACCGAGCCCTACCAGCTCAACACCGACACGCGCGCCAACAACCCGGCCCGCGACGCCATCGAGGACGTGGCAACCGGCAAGACCGACGCCGCGGTGATCTGGGGGCCGATCGCCGGCTACTTCGCCGCCCAGCAGAGCGAGCCGCTGACCGTCGTTCCGCTGGTCAAGGAACCGGCGGGCGCCCGGCTGCAGTTCAACATCTCGATGGGCATCCGCTCCGACGAGCCGGAATGGAAGCACTGGCTGAACGACTTCATCAAGCGCCGCCAGGACGACATCGACCGCATCCTGCTGCGCTACCACGTCCCGCTCATCGGCCCGGACGGTGCGCTGAAGACCGCCGCCGCCATCGAGCCGCCGGGCTACCGGATGGACCAGTACCGCGCCCCGACCCCCGCCGGCCTGTCCGGCGCCTCCACCGTGACCCTGGCGGAGCTGCGGCGGCTGATCGAGCATTTCCCCGACACGCGGCTGATCGACGTGATGCCGGCCCCGCCGCGCCCGGCCGACCGTCCGGCGCCGGCCGTGTGGGCGCCGCCGCCGCGCCGCAGCCTGCCGGGGGCGGTCTGGCTGCCCAACACCGGCTACGGCAGCCTGTCGGGCGAACAGGAACGCTATTTCCGCGCCGGGCTGGAGACGGTGAGCCACGGGGATCGGGCCGCCCGGCTGGTTTTCTTCTGCGAGCCGGACTGCTGGATGTCCTGGAACGCCGCGAAGCGGGCGGTGGAATGGGGATACGGCAACGTCTACTGGTACTCCGACGGGGCCATGCGCTGGCAGGAGGCGGGATACGGGCTGGAGACGGTCGAACCCTTCGCCGGCGGCGCGTCGAATTGA
- a CDS encoding dihydroneopterin aldolase, whose amino-acid sequence MADDALLSYVPYRPAASRVRYYDITLRDYVDQFRIGVWDDEKDRTQRVRINVSLTLPWPDRPMTDSLDEVLSYDFLIDGIRALRDGAHVNLVETLGDRILALCFSNPDVTRARVQVEKLDVVPESGGVGVVIERTRPEGAQTAS is encoded by the coding sequence TTGGCCGACGACGCTTTGCTCTCCTATGTCCCGTACCGTCCGGCGGCGAGCCGCGTCCGGTACTACGACATCACGCTGCGCGACTATGTGGACCAGTTCCGGATCGGCGTCTGGGACGACGAGAAGGACCGCACGCAACGCGTCCGGATCAACGTCTCGCTGACACTCCCCTGGCCCGACCGGCCGATGACCGACAGCCTGGACGAGGTGCTCTCCTACGATTTCCTGATCGACGGCATCCGCGCCCTGCGCGACGGCGCCCATGTGAACCTCGTCGAAACGCTCGGCGACCGGATTCTCGCCTTGTGCTTCTCCAACCCGGATGTGACCCGCGCGCGGGTGCAGGTGGAGAAGCTGGACGTCGTCCCGGAATCCGGCGGCGTCGGCGTGGTCATCGAGCGCACCCGCCCCGAGGGAGCGCAAACGGCATCATGA
- a CDS encoding DUF6513 domain-containing protein, whose protein sequence is MAERPEHVLFLTGSLAEPRLRHVLASLEPLEFRTTVVNLGIKVAALATTEIVLRRLASTEGADLVLLPGRFRGDLDRLSAHFGVPFERGPDELEDLPQHFRRQAAPLDLSRYRTKIFAEIVEAPLLGVPAILERAARFAADGADVIDLGGLPDHPFPHLEEAVTALRAAGHSVSVDSLDPRELLRGAGVGASYLLSLTEETAWVARETDAVPVVIPTTPGDLPSLDRALDAIRGEGRRCIADPVLEPIHHGFTDSLLRYRELRARHPDLEILMGVGNVTELTDADTPGMTALLMGIVSELRIDHILTVQVSPHCRRSIREFDAARRQFFAASEAGALPRNFGDALLCLRDRRPFASTPEQVADLAARIRDPNYRIEVTERGLHLYNRDGHHVAGDPFALLPHIDPGTDMGHAFYLGAELARAQIAWRLGKRYSQDNELRWGVAVDAPDDTGGRGT, encoded by the coding sequence ATGGCTGAACGCCCCGAGCACGTCCTGTTCCTGACCGGCTCGCTGGCCGAACCGCGCCTGCGCCATGTGCTCGCGTCGCTGGAGCCGCTGGAGTTCCGGACCACCGTGGTCAATCTCGGCATCAAGGTCGCGGCGCTGGCGACGACGGAGATCGTGCTGCGCCGCCTCGCCTCGACCGAGGGGGCCGACCTCGTCCTGCTGCCGGGACGGTTCCGCGGCGACCTCGACCGGCTGTCCGCCCATTTCGGCGTGCCCTTCGAGCGCGGCCCCGACGAGCTGGAGGATCTGCCGCAGCATTTCCGGCGTCAGGCCGCCCCGCTCGATCTCAGCCGCTACCGCACCAAGATCTTCGCCGAGATCGTCGAGGCGCCGCTGCTCGGCGTGCCGGCCATTCTGGAGCGCGCCGCCCGCTTCGCGGCGGACGGCGCCGACGTGATCGACCTCGGCGGGCTGCCCGACCACCCCTTCCCCCATCTGGAGGAGGCGGTGACGGCGCTGCGCGCGGCCGGCCACTCGGTCAGCGTCGATTCCCTCGACCCCAGGGAGCTGCTGCGCGGCGCCGGGGTGGGCGCCTCCTACCTGCTCAGCCTGACCGAGGAGACCGCCTGGGTCGCCCGCGAGACCGACGCGGTTCCCGTCGTCATCCCGACCACGCCGGGCGATCTCCCGTCACTTGATCGCGCGCTGGACGCCATCCGCGGCGAAGGCCGGCGCTGCATCGCCGACCCGGTCCTGGAGCCGATCCATCACGGCTTCACCGACTCCCTGCTGCGCTACCGCGAGCTGCGGGCGCGCCATCCCGACCTGGAAATCCTGATGGGCGTCGGCAACGTCACCGAACTGACCGACGCCGACACGCCGGGGATGACCGCCCTGCTGATGGGAATCGTCTCCGAACTGCGCATTGACCACATCCTGACGGTGCAGGTCAGCCCCCATTGCCGCCGGAGCATCCGCGAATTCGACGCGGCGCGGCGCCAGTTCTTCGCCGCATCGGAGGCCGGCGCCCTCCCCCGCAACTTCGGGGACGCCCTGCTCTGCCTGCGCGACCGCAGGCCCTTCGCCAGCACGCCGGAGCAGGTGGCCGACCTCGCCGCCCGCATCCGCGACCCGAACTACCGGATCGAGGTGACGGAACGGGGCCTTCATCTCTACAACCGTGACGGGCACCACGTGGCCGGCGATCCCTTCGCCCTGCTTCCGCACATCGATCCCGGCACCGATATGGGGCACGCCTTCTATCTCGGGGCGGAGCTGGCCCGCGCGCAGATCGCCTGGCGGCTTGGCAAGCGCTACAGCCAGGACAACGAACTGCGCTGGGGCGTGGCGGTGGACGCCCCGGACGACACCGGAGGGCGCGGGACGTGA
- a CDS encoding UdgX family uracil-DNA binding protein (This protein belongs to the uracil DNA glycosylase superfamily, members of which act in excision repair of DNA. However, it belongs more specifically to UdgX branch, whose founding member was found to bind uracil in DNA (where it does not belong), without cleaving it, appears to promote DNA repair by a pathway involving RecA, rather than base excision.), with the protein MRPIALRDGADLDGFRRAVRRLAAARTAPEAVLWSVGAPSLFGDDAPTPDEGAPVLLPQAVGRLIETVVCHGDPERYALLYRLVWRVLNGERALLDQHADPLVHRLERLNKAVRRDIHKMHAFLRFRALPDPGGGERYVAWFEPDHHIVEAVAPFFVERFESMVWTILTPKGSLHWDRHRLMTGPPAERPDSLADDRFAEGWQRYYESTFNPARVNPTAMRAEMPQKYWANMPETAAIPALVRAAPARVQAMLEAEAAIPRRRMPEKAVAAMGRQAPDSLADLNRLILRSEPLVPGATRAVLGEGTEGAAIAIVGEQPGDQEDRDGRPFVGPAGQLLTAALEEAGIERGGLYLTNAVKHFKFVQRGKRRIHQSPTAGEVKHYRWWLMTELGFVRPRLVVALGATAALALTGRPVAVLRERGPMAFDGWNGFVTVHPSYLLRLPGEEERRRAQADFVADLRRAAALA; encoded by the coding sequence ATGCGTCCGATCGCCTTGCGGGACGGGGCGGACCTCGACGGCTTCCGCCGGGCGGTGCGCCGCCTCGCCGCCGCCCGGACGGCGCCCGAGGCCGTGCTGTGGAGCGTCGGCGCACCGTCGCTGTTCGGCGACGACGCCCCCACGCCCGACGAGGGGGCGCCGGTCCTCCTGCCCCAGGCGGTCGGGCGGCTGATCGAAACCGTCGTCTGCCACGGCGATCCGGAGCGCTACGCCCTGCTCTACCGGCTGGTCTGGCGGGTGCTGAACGGGGAGCGGGCTCTGCTCGACCAGCACGCCGACCCGCTGGTGCACCGGCTGGAGCGGCTCAACAAGGCGGTGCGCCGGGACATCCATAAGATGCACGCCTTCCTGCGCTTCCGCGCCCTACCGGACCCGGGCGGCGGCGAGCGTTACGTCGCGTGGTTCGAGCCTGACCACCACATCGTCGAGGCCGTCGCCCCCTTCTTCGTCGAGCGTTTCGAAAGCATGGTGTGGACGATCCTGACGCCGAAGGGCTCGTTGCACTGGGACCGCCACCGCCTGATGACCGGCCCGCCCGCCGAACGTCCGGACTCCTTGGCCGACGACCGCTTCGCCGAGGGCTGGCAACGCTATTACGAGAGCACCTTCAACCCGGCGCGCGTCAACCCGACGGCCATGCGGGCGGAAATGCCGCAGAAATACTGGGCGAACATGCCGGAGACGGCGGCCATCCCGGCGCTGGTCCGTGCCGCCCCCGCCCGCGTGCAGGCGATGCTGGAGGCCGAGGCCGCCATCCCGCGCCGCCGCATGCCCGAGAAGGCCGTGGCCGCCATGGGCCGGCAGGCCCCGGACAGCCTCGCCGACCTGAACCGCCTGATCCTGCGCTCCGAACCGTTGGTGCCGGGCGCGACGCGCGCGGTGCTGGGCGAGGGGACGGAGGGTGCCGCCATCGCCATCGTCGGCGAGCAGCCGGGCGACCAGGAGGACCGCGACGGCCGCCCCTTCGTCGGCCCCGCCGGCCAGCTGCTGACCGCCGCGCTGGAGGAGGCCGGCATCGAGCGCGGCGGCTTGTACCTGACCAACGCCGTCAAGCATTTCAAATTCGTCCAGCGCGGCAAGCGGCGCATCCACCAGTCCCCCACCGCCGGCGAGGTCAAGCATTACCGCTGGTGGCTGATGACGGAGCTGGGCTTCGTCCGTCCCCGCCTTGTCGTGGCGTTGGGAGCGACCGCGGCCCTGGCGCTGACCGGGCGGCCCGTCGCCGTGCTGCGCGAGCGCGGGCCGATGGCCTTCGACGGGTGGAACGGCTTCGTCACCGTCCACCCCTCCTACCTGCTGAGGCTTCCGGGGGAGGAGGAGCGGCGGCGGGCGCAGGCGGACTTCGTGGCCGACCTGCGCCGGGCCGCGGCCTTGGCCTGA
- a CDS encoding cytochrome c, protein MKRRLGLLTGALTAGTVACFAALAQDAPTTPDGTPTYIVKDGQVDKGTYNGYRRFHATCHTCHGFDASGSSFAPSLADSLKRLSYDDFKEVVVNGRQNQGATGDKVMPSFGLDPNIMDHLDDIYRYLKARADGALPGGRPQRIGG, encoded by the coding sequence ATGAAACGCAGACTTGGCTTGCTGACCGGTGCGCTGACCGCGGGCACCGTCGCCTGTTTCGCCGCCCTGGCGCAGGACGCGCCGACGACCCCCGACGGAACGCCGACCTACATCGTCAAGGACGGTCAGGTGGACAAGGGGACCTACAACGGCTACCGCCGCTTCCACGCCACCTGCCACACCTGCCACGGCTTCGACGCGTCGGGGTCGTCCTTCGCCCCCAGCCTCGCGGATTCGCTCAAGCGCCTCAGCTACGACGACTTCAAGGAGGTCGTCGTCAACGGCCGCCAGAACCAGGGGGCCACCGGCGACAAGGTGATGCCCTCCTTCGGGCTCGACCCGAACATCATGGACCATCTGGACGACATATACCGCTATCTGAAGGCGCGGGCCGACGGCGCGCTGCCCGGCGGACGCCCGCAACGCATCGGCGGCTGA
- a CDS encoding DUF447 domain-containing protein: MTFIRETIITSCDAAGNVHVAPMGATVTETGYVLAPFRPSRTLDNLLATRCAVINFTDDVRVFAGCVTGRRRDWPTVPAERVRGAVLAGALAHEEVEVAAVEDDGVRPRLDCRPVHLVTHRPFRGFNRAQAAVVEGAILVSRLHLLPAEKIDREIDYLSIAIGKTAGPDELEAWGWLLDRIAEHRSAEHPIAEHPIAEHPIAEHRASGENAP; this comes from the coding sequence GTGACCTTCATCCGTGAAACCATCATCACGAGCTGCGACGCAGCGGGCAACGTCCATGTCGCCCCCATGGGCGCCACGGTGACCGAGACCGGCTATGTGCTGGCTCCCTTCCGCCCGTCGCGCACGCTCGACAACCTGCTCGCCACCCGCTGCGCGGTGATCAACTTCACCGACGACGTCCGGGTGTTCGCCGGCTGCGTCACCGGGCGGCGCCGCGACTGGCCGACCGTCCCGGCGGAGCGCGTGCGCGGCGCGGTGCTCGCCGGGGCGCTGGCGCACGAGGAGGTGGAGGTGGCCGCGGTGGAGGACGACGGCGTGCGCCCGCGCCTGGACTGCCGCCCGGTGCACCTCGTCACCCACCGCCCCTTCCGCGGCTTCAACCGGGCGCAAGCCGCCGTGGTGGAGGGGGCGATCCTGGTCAGCCGCCTGCATCTCCTGCCGGCCGAGAAGATCGACCGCGAGATCGACTATCTGTCCATCGCCATCGGCAAGACCGCCGGCCCCGACGAACTGGAGGCGTGGGGTTGGCTGCTCGACCGCATCGCCGAACACCGCAGCGCCGAACACCCCATCGCCGAACACCCTATCGCCGAACACCCTATCGCCGAACACCGGGCGAGCGGGGAGAACGCCCCATGA